The Candidatus Methylomirabilis limnetica DNA window CATCAGCCTCCCCAGGTGGGCCTCCACGTGGCGGTGGGCGATGGAGAGGCCCAGCCCCGTCCCCCCCTCCCGGGTGGTGAAGAAAGGGTCAAAGATGCGGTCGAGGTCTGCCTTGGGGATGCCGTAGCCGGTGTCCACCAGCTCCACCCGCAGCCATTCTGGGGAATCGAAGACTGTGTTGATCGTGATCGTTCCACCATCGTCCATCGCCTGGATGGCGTTGAGGAGGAGGTTAAGGAAGAGTTGCTGGAGTTGCTCCACATCACCCTTCATACGGGGAAGGTCGGGGGCATACTGCTTCACGAGCTGCACGCCATGCTTGGCGAATTCCCCTCGGAGGAGAAGACACGCTCGATCCAGGGGTTCTGTTAGATCCATCACCTCCAAGCAAGGCGCCTGTGGTCTGGCAAAAGCCAGGAGCCCTCGGATCGTCCGGTCGGCCGCCGCCACGTTTCGGTGGATCGCCTCCAGATATTCGCCCCCTTCGCGGCACGGATCGGCCGCTTGCTTGAGGAGCACCTGGACTGATCCCCCGATGATGGCAAGCGCATTGCCCAGCTCATGGGCCAGTCCCGCGGCAAGTTGGCCCACAGACGCAAGCTTTTCTACATTCTGGAGGTGGTGCGCTTGATGAACCTTCTCCGTGACGTCTCTGATCAGTTCGACGGCCTCCATCGGTCGCTTCCCTTCGTACGCCAGTGGATAGCTAGACACCTCCAGATAGCGAGACCTCCCGTCCGGCATCTGCTGCGAGACTGAGCGTGAGACGGCCCGACCGTTGCTAAAGGTCTCGAGGACCGGGCACCCGTCGCAGATCTCTTCCCTGCCGAACAGGACCCGGTAACACATTCGACCGATGAGGGCCTCAAGCGGGGACCCGGCGAGTGCGGCAGCGCCTGCATTGGCGACCGAGATCATCAAGTTCTGATCGACGATAATGAGGGAATCGGCAATGGCGTCGAAGACCGCGCGGAGTCGCTGTTGGCTTTCAATGAGGGCTTGGGTCCTGTTCTCCACTCGCTGCTCCAACTCATCGAGTAGGGCCTCCTTTTCGGAGACAAGTCGGTAGCGCTCCAGGGCCTGTTTCACTTGGCGGCCCAGCGTCTGAAGATCGACCGGCTTCAGGAGATAACCAAAAGCGCCTTGCCGAACAGCCTCGACGGCGGATCCAAGATCAGCGTGACCGGTGAGGATCAGAATCTCGGTCCGTGGACTGAACTCTTTGATGGCCTTCATCAGTGCGAGACCATCCATGAGGGGCATCTGAAGGTCGGTGAGAACGAGGGGAGGGCGCTCCGCCTGGAAGAGCTGAAGAGCCTCCACCCCATCATGGGCCAGCAGAACCTCACAGCTCAGCGTCGGGAGAAACTCGGCCATCATTTCGAGGGCATGTTCGTCGTCATCAACGACCAGAACTCTTCTGTCCTCTCCCATAGCTCGCACCCTCGCTTGGGCTACAGACCTTTCAGAGAACAAGAAGGAGATACCATTGTATTGAAACAGGGGATGGGACGCGGAAAGGCGAACTCTGCCGAAGGGTGGGAACTGGGGCCTAACCCCGACGAGGTAGTACGTGGGCTGTGGGCACGCTGAAGGATGAGGGGTTGCTGAACGCGGCGCTGATGCAACAAAGACTGGAACGATCCTGGACCCATATCCCGCTCCCTTTGTTCGACTCCAACCGATTCTCCGACCCTCAGTCCCTCAGTAGGGTATATTTAAAGTTGGGCTAATATATGCCATTATGCTTAATTGTGCCAAGCATAATTTAAATATTGGTAAAATTATCGGGGTCTTCCCCGACTTTGATGCAGTCTAAGCGCCTTGAGGCAGGTAGCCCCCGAAGCGCCTCGCTCTGGGCACTCTGAAACGTTGATCAACATCTGGCGGCAAATCGGGGCCGTCCGTCGGGGCTTCAAAAGCCCGCAAGTGAAGTGGATACCCCCTTGATCGGAATACGCACAAGTCGTGCGTCAAGAGTTTTGGCGTCATGATGACGCCCTAAACACGGAGCAGTCGGCGCGGACCCCATCTAACACGACCAACCTGCCTTACAAGCCGATAACTCACGGATTTCTCAGAGAAAATCCTGCCTCTCCTCAGTCTCAGTTCCAATCCTTTGGACGGCGTATAATAGTCATTCTACGCCGTTCAGACCGCCACGCATGCGTTTCCGCACAGATATTCCCAACCTCATACGCTTGGTCAGATACTCTCTAGAGTATTCAAGAGCCTTGACAGACATACCATACATGCGATACAGTCTCTATGAGGTTATGTCTGATGCGAAAATATGAGAAAAAAGCCCAGGTCCTCCTGACGGAACGGCAGTACCGGGATCTCCAGGCGATCGCCGAACAACAACAGAAACCGCTTGGCGCATTGCTTCGCGATGCCGCCGAAGAGGTCTATCTCAAGCAGAAGCGCTCCCACGATAAGGCCCAGGCGGTCCAGGCCCTCCTCTCTCTCACCGAAACCGAGGCACCAGACGAGTATCACGACTGGGAGGAGCAATACCTCTCTCACAAGGCCAGTCATGGCAGCGGCTGAGACTCTCTTCCTCGACACCAACATCATCATGTACGCCATTGGCACAGACCATCCCCTCAAGCCCGCCTGTGTAGCGGCACTGAGGCAGGTCGAGGCCGGGACCATCCAGGTCGTCACCAACGTGGAGGTCTTCCAGGAGCTACTGCACCGGTACTATGCCATTGGGCGCCATGAGGTGGCCGCTCACGCCTTCACCCACCTCAAGGCCCTATGTGAGCAGGTCCTCCCTGTCCTCGAGGCAGATCTCGACCGTGCCTTCGCGATCCTCAACGACCACCCCCACATCAACGTCCGCGACGCTCTCCATGCAGCGACCATGCTCAACGGCGGCCTGCGCACGATTCTGAGCACCGACACGCACTTCGATACCATCCCCGAGATCACTCGGATCGATCCACGCACCCTTCTCTTCCCCAATAACTGATCACGCCCAACTCTAGCTGGCTAGAGACACTCTCCGCCTTCGAACGCTAGCCCAAGGTCAAAGCAGGCGACCCCTCACCATTCAGGCGTACCAGTACGACATCGCGCTGCTATGCCCGCTTGTCGGACCGGATCAGGGATAATAGGGACAGACACTATTTATTGAAATCTTTTCTTGGTCTTCCTCTCTGCAGTACGTGTCTTACTCGTCCAGTTTCCTGCGCACCTCCCAGATGAACCCGTCTCTTTGCAGTGGCCGCTCTGTCATCGTGCAAATTCTAATCTCTGTCGTTCCGAAAGACCGCCTGGCGATCATTCCCTCGTTGCCGCACATAATACGGGTGGCCGGGTGCAACAATTCGAGTAATCAGTGGCATGCGCGATCATGACCGCGAGCACCACGAATTGTCACGATAATAGTGTCTGTCCCTATTTTTAAGACACTTTAGGATTTCCACTCTGCGAAAGACCGCCAAAGCGATGTGCGGATGCCTGTCTCTGATGGCGGAATCCCCAACTGTGCGCCCTTGTTCCACCTTATTGCCTGTCTAGTTTTCGGGGAGCATTATACTGCCAAGGCGCTGCACTTGACGTGATATAACATGCATGTTATATTCCCGGTCGTGGGTTACGTCATCGAGTATTTCAACTCGTCCGTCCAAACCGACATCGAGGCGTGGCCGGCGGGGCTGAAGGCGCGCTATCGCGCGTTGACGCTGCGCATGGCGGACCATGGGTCGAACCTCGGCATGCCGCATACCCGCGCGTTGGGCGGCGGATTGTTCGAGATTCGCGTCAAGAGTGCGGAAGGCATCGGGCGCGCCTTCCACTGCACATTGATCGGACGGCGCATCGTGATCCTGCACGGCTACGTGAAGAAGTCCGATAAAACGCCGGCCAAAGTGTTGAGAATCGCCCGCAACCGCATGAACGAGGTACTGCAACATGGCACGTGACACGAAATACCGTCCGGTTCCGTACGATCCCAAGGCGGCATTGAAACGCGACCTGCGTGACCCGGATTTCCGCGCCGCCTGGGAATCCATCCAGGACGAGTTCACCGCACTGGATGTGCTGCTGGAAGCCCGCCACCGGGCGGGCCTGACGCAGGAACAGGTCGCGGCGCGCATGGGGGTTTCGCAACCGGCGCTGGCGCGAGTGGAGACTTCGCTCGGTTCGCGCAAGCATTCGCCTTCGCTCGCCACGCTGCGCAAGTACGCCGTCGCCGTGGGTTGCAAGCTGCAAATCCGGCTGGTGCACGAAAAATAACTGGCCACAGCCATCCCATCACGCACGCGATACCCGGGCACCCCTCTCTCCCGGGCTGGGCGCATGTGTGCAAGCTGGACATGGTTTACATCGCTCCGCCGATACTACTGGTTGGGGTCACTGGAGTCAGGTGCATAGGCGCCTATACCCGCATCAGAGTTATTGAATTACGTATGATATAGGGACATATGATATAGGGACAGACACTATTTCTTGAAATCCTTTCTTGGTCTTCCCCTCTGCCACACGTGTATTACTCGTCCAGTTTCCTGCACACCTCCCATATGAACCCGTCTCTTCGCAGCGGCCGCTCTGTCATCGTGTGCCTTCGCATCGCTGTCGTTCCGAAAGACCGTCTGGCGATCATTCCCTCGTTGTCTCACATGATACGGGTGGTCGGATGCAACGGTTCGGGTAATCCGTAGCAGGCACGATCATGACCGCGAGCACCCGATAATAGTGTCTGTCCCTATTTTCCTATTTTATGGGGTGAACCTTGGATGTTTCCACAAGTCAATTCGGATAGCCGAAAGAAGCGAGCTAAGGTGCCTTAGTGGGGCTGGAGAACGGCTGCTGGTCCCTTTGCATTTAGGACGCATGCCTGCTCAAGCGTGCAGGCCTCGGCTTCAAGCTGGAAGGTGGTGTGGGCAATGCCGAAGCGCTCCTTCAGCATCTGGTTGATCCGGTCGAGCAGCCGATTTCCCTGGCTGGCCTGGAGATCAGTCACCTGGAGGTGGCAGCTCATGGCATAGACATGGGAGCTCAAGCTCCAGACATGCAGGTCGTGCACATCCTCGACCTCCGGGAAGCTGCGCACAGCCCCTAAGAGGCGATCCACCTGAACCCCGCGCGGAACGCCCTCCATCAACACATTCACTGTCTCTGCCACGATGTCCCAGCATCCGGCCAAAACCAGCAGCCCGATCACACAACTCAGGAGCGGATCGATCAGGCTCCAGCCACTGAGCAGTATGATGACCCCGGCCGCCACGACGCCAAGCGACACGAACCCATCGCTCAGCAGGTGCAGAAAGGCGCTGCGAATGTTGAGATCCCGGGTCCCCCGCCGAAGCGACAGGGCGACTCCGACATTCATCAGAAACCCTATCCCTGCTACCGCCATCATCACTGGCGCATCCGGTACAACCGTGGATCCCAGCCGATTGATGGCCGCATAGAAGATCCACAGGGTGATGCCGATCAGGGCGATCCCGTTGGCAAGGGCGGCCAGGATGCTGGCCCGGTGATAGCCAAAGGTCTTTCGTTCGTTGGCGGGACGCTCCACCTGCCGGAGCGCAACCCATGAGATTATCAGCCCGATGACATCGCTAAAGTTATGCCACGCATCGCCAATGAGGGCGAGACTTTCAGCAGCCAGACCTGCCGCCAGTTCGGTAAGAGCAAACAGGAGGTTCAGGACGATCCCGACCTTCAAACGCCGACTGATGGAACCCTCACTATCCTGGGTAATTCCTGGATTCATCCCGACCCCACGCCTTACTGCCCTGCGAGAGGCGGCTCGCCGTTCTCAGGTAAGGCAAGATTCTGGATTACCTGACCCCGCGCCCCCTTCAACAGTATCGGCCGCCCATTCAGCGAAAGGGCCACCCCATCGGAGTTTCCGATGGTCACAACAAACCCCCTGTCCGCTGACCACTGCACCGTCTGACCCGGATATAGCAGGACCCCCTTACGAGGCGCCCCGTCTGCTGCTACCGCAAGCCATGTCTCCTGCTTCGCCTCAGCCTTGAGCGTATAGCGAGAAGGCTGACCCTGAGGCCTCTGCGCCGCGGGATCAGTGAGTGGGCGGACCGGGTTCACCCCCTCTGGCTGCCCAGCGTCAACAGCGACGGATTGAGGTCCTGGTAGGGTCGCGGTGCCGGCCTCCGGGGTCGGCTCGGCCGTTTGCTGAGACTCTAGCGACGGCGCCGGTGGTCGCCCGGAGAAAAGCGAAAGCCCGATGAAGATCAGTGGAATCGCAACGGCAGCCGGCAGTAGGAACGGGAGCAGGCGACGGAGATCGATTTGCTGGCCTATTGATGACACAGGATGCGATAGCTCACTCATCCTAGCCGAATGCTCCTGATCCTTCCACTGCGCCTCGACCTGCTTTGGATCAAGGCCGAGAAAGACGGCATATTCCCCTAGAAACCGGATGATATACAGTAGATCAGGGATGAGGTGGAATTGCTCCTGCTCCATCAATCGGACGAAGGAGAGAGGAACCTTGCTGGCGGCAGCGGCCGCCTCGATCGTGAGGCCCTTTGCCGTTCTGGCGTCCTGCAAGAGCTGGCCGATCGCGATCGTTGGATTGCTTTCAGGATCACCCATTTCACCCTCTGCTCGTGCCACCAATTTTCCCTTCCACCGATGATCGACGTGCACTCCATCGTACGGGGCTGAACGGTCGATCCTTTTTATCGACAAATGGCAACTACTCAGGTGTTTAGGCTGAAGGCTGTTAGTCGTTGCACATGGGCCGAATCAAGGCGCCCAGAACCTTTTCGGTATCCATCGTTTTCGCGTCGTATTCGAAAACGCCTGGCGCGTTCCTACAGTCTAAAAGCCTTCAGTCTATCTACCTAAGTAGTTACGATAATTGTACGCTACCATACCGGCGCAGCAGAGGCAAGCGGAGCGCAGGGCTATCGATTTCCCTGACCCCCGTTCAGTTCATCTATCCGCGTCAGTGCCTCGCCCCATGACCCTACCCGGCGCACGTTGCCAGGGAGCGGGCCCTGATTCCACGGGTAGTCGAACAGCAGGATCGGGATAGCCGTTTCCGCCACGGCAAGAGCGACCGCCAGCTCATCCTCGATAAAGAGACCGAGATCTAATGCTGATGCCGCACCCGACTTGTGGCGCTCCACCGGGTCGAGCGCCCTGTGAACGACCGCCTCAAAGTGGGACAGTACGCCGACGCGCGTCAGCCAGTCCATCGTGATCCTCTCGTCTCGAAGCGTTCGGCCTGTGATGATGTACAGACTATGGCCGTCTTCGATCAACGCCTGTACCGCTTCTTTCGCGTGAGGTATGAGCGGACGGGCCGAGAAGAAACCGTCTTCGATCAGTGTCGAGAAGAAGTCATCGGCCTCCTGGCGAGGAATCTGTGGAAACCTGTCGGCGATCCGCCATGCCGCATCGGCAAGCCTGACCTCGAAGCCAAAGCGCTCATTAAACGCCTGCAGGTAATGCGGGAGTGAATCGGCCAGGACATCATCGAGGTCGATGCCGATCTTCATCCCTGGCGCTCCCCGATCCATACGGTGGCGGGGCAGATGGTCCTGAAGGCGCAGAAATCGCACACCCATTGGCTGGGCTTCGCCTGAAAGAGGCCTCCACGAATCCCGATTGCGGCCTCCCGAATCCGATCGATCGCCTGATCGAGTTCCTTTTCCTTCTTCACCGCATGGCCGACGATGACGCCGCCAGAGGTCAGGAAGTGCAACTCCACCCGATCCGGCAACCGGCCCACCGACTTCCAGTAAGCCAGCGCATACAGCGCGAGCTGCTGACTTTCCCGGGCCCCTTTGTCTGCTGCTTTGTGATCCCTGACCGACGACGACTTATAGTCAATGATCACGGTCTCGCCCTCACGCTCGTCCACCCGATCCAGAAAGCCGGTGACGATGTCGTCATCGAGCTGGAAGCTGAACCTTTTCTCGACAGACGTCGGCGGTGGCCTTATCCCGGCAACAGCATGAAACCGGGTGAGGGCATCCCGACCTTCCTGTAGTCGCCGCTCTTCATGCTCCCGGGAGATAAACCCTTCATTGACCCAGTGGGCTTCAAAGGTGTCAATTAAATCCTCAAGCGACATCGTCTGCCCAGCAATGCGGTGGGTATTATACGCCTGGACGGCCCGATGCAGCGCGGCGCCATAGATGACCGTGTGATCTCTGAGAACAGGCACCCGCAGGATATGGACGTATTTATACTTTAACGGGCAGGTCAGGTAGTCGTCGATCTTATAGTGGGAGAGGCTGAGCGGGGTGTCGGCCCGAACAGCGAGATCGTTCGCGGTGTGGAGCGGCGGCGCGTAACGACCTATGGCCGCCTCTGGCGTCCCTCGCCAGGGGCGCTCCTCCTCCTCTTTCGGCAGCGCCAGCGCCTCCACCAGGAACCGGCTGCGCTTCCATTCCCGCTTTGTCCCGTAATCTCTGGCCCGCGTGAGGAACAGGTACCGCTTGGCCCGAGTCATGCCGACGTAGAACAGGCGCCGCTCCTCCTGCAGGTGAAAGTCGCCGGACGGCAGCGTCTCCTTGATCAGCTCATCAGGAAGCGGGATCGCCTCCCGCCGATCGATCGAGGGAAACCGCTTCTCGACCAGGCCCACAAGAAACACCGCCTCATACTCAAGCCCCTTGGCCTTGTGGAGCGTGAGCACGGCCACCCCTTCCTCCGCCGCCTCACCCTCCGCGACGGGCGGGTTCTCTCCTGCTTCGATCAGCATCGTCAGATACGGGACAAAGCCGGCCACGCGGTCCTGGGGCGCTACCTCGCCAAACCGCTGAACCAGACCAAAGAACAGGGCAAGGTTCCCGACCCGTTGGTGATCCCGTGGGGAGTTCGAATGAAGCAGTCTCTTCCCGTAGCCCGGTTGTTCCATCAGGAACTCGTACAGGATACGTCCCGTCACCTCCCGAACCGCCTTCTCCAGATACCGATGCAGGTCGGTGAGGATGGCCGTGGCAGCAGCGACCCCTTCGGTCGAGACCCCGGAAAGCTCGGGCACGGCACCAGGCCGCCTTGTCAGATCGAGCAGCACCTCGTAGAGGCTCCGATGCTTCCGACGCGCGTAGGCGTTGCAGAGGGTCAGATCCGCCGCCGGCATTCCGTAGATATCGGAGCCGGCCAGATGAAAGAGGCTCAGGG harbors:
- a CDS encoding hybrid sensor histidine kinase/response regulator; translation: MGEDRRVLVVDDDEHALEMMAEFLPTLSCEVLLAHDGVEALQLFQAERPPLVLTDLQMPLMDGLALMKAIKEFSPRTEILILTGHADLGSAVEAVRQGAFGYLLKPVDLQTLGRQVKQALERYRLVSEKEALLDELEQRVENRTQALIESQQRLRAVFDAIADSLIIVDQNLMISVANAGAAALAGSPLEALIGRMCYRVLFGREEICDGCPVLETFSNGRAVSRSVSQQMPDGRSRYLEVSSYPLAYEGKRPMEAVELIRDVTEKVHQAHHLQNVEKLASVGQLAAGLAHELGNALAIIGGSVQVLLKQAADPCREGGEYLEAIHRNVAAADRTIRGLLAFARPQAPCLEVMDLTEPLDRACLLLRGEFAKHGVQLVKQYAPDLPRMKGDVEQLQQLFLNLLLNAIQAMDDGGTITINTVFDSPEWLRVELVDTGYGIPKADLDRIFDPFFTTREGGTGLGLSIAHRHVEAHLGRLMVESEEGQGTRFTVFLPTAIPQTVSGGGGGERGRERPK
- a CDS encoding type II toxin-antitoxin system VapC family toxin encodes the protein MAAAETLFLDTNIIMYAIGTDHPLKPACVAALRQVEAGTIQVVTNVEVFQELLHRYYAIGRHEVAAHAFTHLKALCEQVLPVLEADLDRAFAILNDHPHINVRDALHAATMLNGGLRTILSTDTHFDTIPEITRIDPRTLLFPNN
- a CDS encoding type II toxin-antitoxin system RelE/ParE family toxin; its protein translation is MHVIFPVVGYVIEYFNSSVQTDIEAWPAGLKARYRALTLRMADHGSNLGMPHTRALGGGLFEIRVKSAEGIGRAFHCTLIGRRIVILHGYVKKSDKTPAKVLRIARNRMNEVLQHGT
- a CDS encoding helix-turn-helix domain-containing protein, whose product is MARDTKYRPVPYDPKAALKRDLRDPDFRAAWESIQDEFTALDVLLEARHRAGLTQEQVAARMGVSQPALARVETSLGSRKHSPSLATLRKYAVAVGCKLQIRLVHEK
- a CDS encoding cation diffusion facilitator family transporter: MNPGITQDSEGSISRRLKVGIVLNLLFALTELAAGLAAESLALIGDAWHNFSDVIGLIISWVALRQVERPANERKTFGYHRASILAALANGIALIGITLWIFYAAINRLGSTVVPDAPVMMAVAGIGFLMNVGVALSLRRGTRDLNIRSAFLHLLSDGFVSLGVVAAGVIILLSGWSLIDPLLSCVIGLLVLAGCWDIVAETVNVLMEGVPRGVQVDRLLGAVRSFPEVEDVHDLHVWSLSSHVYAMSCHLQVTDLQASQGNRLLDRINQMLKERFGIAHTTFQLEAEACTLEQACVLNAKGPAAVLQPH
- a CDS encoding helix-turn-helix domain-containing protein, which gives rise to MARAEGEMGDPESNPTIAIGQLLQDARTAKGLTIEAAAAASKVPLSFVRLMEQEQFHLIPDLLYIIRFLGEYAVFLGLDPKQVEAQWKDQEHSARMSELSHPVSSIGQQIDLRRLLPFLLPAAVAIPLIFIGLSLFSGRPPAPSLESQQTAEPTPEAGTATLPGPQSVAVDAGQPEGVNPVRPLTDPAAQRPQGQPSRYTLKAEAKQETWLAVAADGAPRKGVLLYPGQTVQWSADRGFVVTIGNSDGVALSLNGRPILLKGARGQVIQNLALPENGEPPLAGQ
- a CDS encoding 5' nucleotidase, NT5C type → MKIGIDLDDVLADSLPHYLQAFNERFGFEVRLADAAWRIADRFPQIPRQEADDFFSTLIEDGFFSARPLIPHAKEAVQALIEDGHSLYIITGRTLRDERITMDWLTRVGVLSHFEAVVHRALDPVERHKSGAASALDLGLFIEDELAVALAVAETAIPILLFDYPWNQGPLPGNVRRVGSWGEALTRIDELNGGQGNR
- a CDS encoding ATP-dependent helicase, which translates into the protein MSDQTQTISASTPVTGLAGLNAAQRAAVTHGDGPLLIIAGAGTGKTTVIAHRIAYLITVKRVRPEQVLALTFTEKAAAEMERRVDLLVPYGFTDTWISTFHAFGDRVLRDHALVLGLSPDFRLLTAAEQVIFFQEHLFEFPLHYFRPLGNPMRHVQSLLQLFSRAKDEDVGPEQYASYAEELARRAMASPDDKALAERAEREVEIARTYHQYQELMARNGKLDFGDLMTRTLALLREHPLVLQRLQERFRYILVDEFQDTNYAQFQIVKLLTASHRNVTVVGDDDQSIFKFRGASISNILSFRREFPEAETVVLVENYRSTPSVLGAAYRLIQHNNPDRLEYQEGIDKRLRPCSGDGPAVESMAFQTYQEEADWVAGKVEELVEANACALGSIAILVRRNSDADPLLRALNMKGIPWSFSGARGLYDREEIRLVVSFLRLLADPHDSLSLFHLAGSDIYGMPAADLTLCNAYARRKHRSLYEVLLDLTRRPGAVPELSGVSTEGVAAATAILTDLHRYLEKAVREVTGRILYEFLMEQPGYGKRLLHSNSPRDHQRVGNLALFFGLVQRFGEVAPQDRVAGFVPYLTMLIEAGENPPVAEGEAAEEGVAVLTLHKAKGLEYEAVFLVGLVEKRFPSIDRREAIPLPDELIKETLPSGDFHLQEERRLFYVGMTRAKRYLFLTRARDYGTKREWKRSRFLVEALALPKEEEERPWRGTPEAAIGRYAPPLHTANDLAVRADTPLSLSHYKIDDYLTCPLKYKYVHILRVPVLRDHTVIYGAALHRAVQAYNTHRIAGQTMSLEDLIDTFEAHWVNEGFISREHEERRLQEGRDALTRFHAVAGIRPPPTSVEKRFSFQLDDDIVTGFLDRVDEREGETVIIDYKSSSVRDHKAADKGARESQQLALYALAYWKSVGRLPDRVELHFLTSGGVIVGHAVKKEKELDQAIDRIREAAIGIRGGLFQAKPSQWVCDFCAFRTICPATVWIGERQG